In Neofelis nebulosa isolate mNeoNeb1 chromosome 13, mNeoNeb1.pri, whole genome shotgun sequence, the genomic stretch ACTTGCAGAAGATTCTGTGTGTTCACCTTCAGGTTCTCCAAAAATGACCTTGTTCATAAATAGGACCCATTAGGACAAACCCATCCCACAGACCACTACACAGACTCTCTAAAGCAAGATAGGGTGCAGCTTGAGCAAACAGCTCAGCAGTCAGGGAGGAAAGCAAGTTGAATATCTTGCTACCTGGGAACAAAACTCTGACTACATAAATCATGGTTTGACTGGACATAGCACAGTCAAACAAAACCAGAGCTATAAATATGGGTTCTCAGCCCTCCCCAAAGTGCTGACAAAGCCAAAAATCTTGTTTACCTCTTGTAAGTATCACTGAGCCGGACAAGGAGCTTTCGGGTATCTGGAGAATAGCGGATGTCCTGGACCAGTGTATCACCTATGGCAGTCTGTGGAGACAGACCAAAAACTCCTCAGGAGTGCCTCCTGGGTCAAATCATTGATCTTCTGTATGGGGAAAAACCTCTCATGAGcatctcctgtgtgccaggcatacCCAACATCTCCAATCCTAAGAGTTTTAGTTCAGTTTCAGCTCTCAAGGTGTTGCCCAAGGAAGGCTAGTTTCCTGGAGACCAGAGACCTTTAAGGGGGTTGAGCTTACCCTCTGAGAGCCAAAGATAGGCATTGTTCACAAGTATTACTATGTGCCTCCACACTCTACTCTTTCAAGTGTGCATTTTCCTCGCAAATAAAGAGGAAGACTTAGAGAGGCCCAGGGACAgggacggacacacacacacacacacacacacacacacacacactcacacaccttGACCCAGATCTGAGGGGCCCTGGAGTCAAAGCTCTGAATCTGTCTACTGTCTACTGTCTGTAGAAATGGGGGCCTCAGGCCCACCTCTTAacattgttgtgaagattaaatgaaatatatatgtggtcaccctgggtggctcagttggttgagtgtccgacttcggctcaggtcatgatctcacgtttgtgggttcaagccccgcatcaggctctgtgctgacagctccgagcctggggtctgcttcagattctgtgtctccctctctctttacctctcccctgcttgcagtctgtctctctcggtctctcaaaaaaataaaatgttaaaaaaaaaacttttttttaaaaagaaagaatatacatgGAGTCCCAGCATCAGCAAATAGGAGATTCTATATGGCAAGGACTCAGGGCCAGCAgtttgaataaaagtggggacTAGACCATTCATCTTAACACTACTCTGTTTGGCAAGCACTGTTTTCACTCAGACTGTGTGCTGTGGATCAGTAACATAGCAACATTAACTAAAGATACTTTCATTCACGCTCTACCTAAGACTGCACACAATCTTGCTCATATCCTAGAACATTATTTGTGTGATTGGTTGTTGATTTGGAGTGCTGAGATTATAACGGGGGAAAAGCCTCTCCAAGTCACCCTTTGGCACCACCACTGGCTGTAGGCAGAGCAGATGAGAATTATACAGTAGTGATCTGACCATCATTAGGTCGCTTCAGGTCCTCTAATCTTCTCTAGGGGCTGAGATGTTCCAGGTCCCAAAACCAAGACTCCATCCACTTTGGGTGGTGCCTCAACTGTCTGCCCTGTTTCCACAGCTGAATAATGTCCGTCCCTCTAGAAATGGAAACTTGCAGCCAGATCCCATCTGCTCTTGGGGACTTTCAGTTTCTCAGAAGGATTATTCAACCCTCCTCTGCATGAATTCTTATGTCAATTTGAAAGTCTAATTCTCAGCTGAGAATCTTACTGTTAGTTTCTAGGAACATAAAATGACAATACTCGCTATAACTAACTCTttatcatgcccattttacaaatgCTGAGCCTCAGGCATAAAGATACCAGGTTAAGTTCTTTCTACCATGACCAAGGTCTATGCTGTGAATATTTTCCACTTTCTTGACAACATGCTTAAAGTAGTTCATTTATGAATTTGGCTTGTCTTCCAAAACCTGAGCCACAGGTGGGGCTGAGTGTAAAATCAGAATCTATAATCCTTACTGCTACTCCTTGAAAACAATAGACAATATAAGACACTAAACAGATTATAAATGCTTTAGTTGAAAAGTCAGTGAGAAACACCCCAGTGGCACCCACAAAGGCcattttacagaatttttttttttttttttttttttttttttgtcgctGCAGCCCTTGTCCTGGTCTTGACCAGTCCCTTCCTTCTCTACAAACTAAGTACCTGGTCATCCAGAGCTGCTCTGCCCCTCTGGCATCTCCACAGGATGACCATAGTGCCTACTTCACTGGGGAACAGTGAGAATTACAGGAGATATTGCATGTGAAATGCTTATTAGCACCTGGTACTGCACAGGGAGActctccaaaatatttattatcattattgttattcttGTTATTAAGACCCACCCCTATATAGACCTCCAGAGGAAGGCAGACTCTGAATCTTGCCTTCTGTCTCAATTTACCCAGACTTTCCTGCCCTTCTCCATCAAAGCACAGCTCCCTGACCTCAGCTGCATTCTCCACCACAGAAATTAGGATCGCCCTGCCAGGCAGcttccattcttctttctctcagccACCACACAGCAGTCTGTCCTCCCCTTACCTTCATGGAAGCTAATACTGACAATGAAGGGTCAGGGAAAATTGCTCAACCTTCTCACCAAATAACATTCAGTATTAAAATCCACACCTCAAATGCACTGCGCACTCTTCATCCGAGCTTAGACTGGAACATTTTCACTGATAGAAGGCCTATCTTTGGGGGTCAAAGGCTACTGATCCTTTGTGTTCAAACAACAGATCAGACCAGATGTTCAAATGACCAGATCACATGAGCTTAAGTTTAATTCCTTTCACCAACCTTTATCAAGTCGTCCACTTCATGGAAGTCCTAGATGAGGAGAAGAGACAGACCGTTGTAAAACAGGCAAGCTGTCAGTTGTATACAGTTCATGGAAATAATTAGAGCTTACCTGGGGGTGAGTTGGATAAAGAGGCAGATCCAGGATGATACCATCCTGTGCTCTTCTGGCCGTTAGTTCCCCACTCAGAGTGACAAAGGTTAGAGTGCTATTCACATTTTCTGGCCAAAAAAAAGAGTCTTACTTTTGTCAATTATACAGGAATTTTgagagaaaatcaagaaataggaaaataaactttgttatatacttacatatctgttttgatcactatTGTGTTTCCCTAGATTCTGTGGCAGTGCTGCCTTTTCCCATAAGGAGGGGTCCAAGTTTGCCTTACTGTGGTCCAGAGTAGAGAAAGGCATCCCTGGACTTTCACTTGAGAACCGAGAATATAACTGATTGGACTTGACATCATACTGCAAGGCTTCAAATGCCAGCTTCTTTTAGCTTACTAACTCTGCCTTTGAGCAAACTATTTAACCTCCttaagcctccatttcctcatcaataaaatggggtAAAAATTAAACCTACCTCATAGGGATGCAATAGTGTTTTCTaatgcagattttaaaatatacactatAGAGTTACAAATAATACTAGTCTAAGATATGCCAAAGGGATGACAAATAGAATATACAAATTATGAACAACAGTCTAAAGGAACAAGTCAAGCTTACCCTAAATAAACCAAGCTGTACATAAAATTATCATTTGAAGATTGAGCCTTCATGTTACTGATACAACTTGGGCCATTTATCTGACCTCATTGTGGGTAACATTTTTAGTGAAAACAAAGATTTATGACCTAATTCTTTcctcccccttaatatttctgtGAAACTTAACCATATCTAAAAGGTAAGGAAATTTGGCATTGTCAATTAACTTTCactgaatataaaatttatactCTAAAACccaaagtttaatttttcttattataattggtggaatacattattatttacaaagCACCTTTTCATAACTTATATAACCTTAAGACCACCCTATGGGGGATCTGAAGGTTATTATTCCAAGTCTCTGCCTCACTTCAACCAATGTGGGGTTTCAAAAGACACTCAATCCAACTTCAGTAAAATCTGCTTTTCAAGACTGAGTTCCTAAACAATATTTCAGGATACTTTCCTGCCTTCAGGAAAAGTTCTTGTCCCCTATCCACAGAAACCAAAATTGTCTTTTTAAGACATATAATGGATTACATTGTAGAGGAGCCTTGACCTGACTCTCAATGTTATCTCCTGCCAGTCACCCCCAAGAAGCTCCAGCCACTCCTAGTATACAGGCTGCATCTCAAGGGCTTTGCATTTGCTGCTACCTCTGACTCCTTCTCACAGTCTAGCTCTTTGTACAGATGGCTTCATATTCTTCAGCCTGAAGGTCCCTTCTCTAGTGCATGCTGTTGTCCAAAATCTCACTCAACCTTCCCCTCTCAAGGCAAGGACTAGGTGAGGCAAGGAAATACAGAGGAACAAATGTAGGGAGGCATCTGCTCTCAGGTACAGCCTGAAGGCTTGATTTTCTCCCCCTTCACCCAACCCCAACCGGGTTGTGGAAGGTGTTGGTGACCGACAGCTCTCAGCTGAGTCCCACTCTGTGAATTGCCCTTGGGTGAGTAGAGCTATTTTACCCAAGGTCATGCTGCTTTTCTGGGCATTGGAGGCTGGTCAATGGAAGGTACAAAGGCCTAAACTTTTGCTTCTATTTAGAACTATACTACTTAAAGAACCTTGGCAGCTTTAGACCTCCCTGTGGATTTGGCCTAGGCCTTTCTTTGTTGCTACCACTTTGCAGTTCACCTTCTCGCTCTTGTATTCCACTTTCTTTACTCCCCTACAAACATTGATCCCAAGAATACTGCCCGCAGTTCTTCCGGCATGCAGTATGTCTCAGAGTCCACTTCCTGGGGAAACTCGCCCTGTAACACCTTCCCTACCACCTCCATCTAAGTAACTCCCCAGAGAACCTCCTTTTCCAACTCTGCACTCACTACAGTTACCCTCTGTCATATCGTCCTGTGTATTTCCTTGTTTAACTTCCTGTTTGTTGTCTACACCTATTCATGGCTACTTCCATCTCCACTTTTAGGGCATTTCTAGGCATCTCTCCCCTACCCCATTCCCACAAAGCCCTGACCTTTATTACACTAAATGTAGCTAGGATGAAAACTGGTAGGAATGAGGTCCTGCATCATCTCTTCATAAGGTAAATGTGTATAGTCAGGGCTCATGAATCTTCAGAGTAAAGAATCTCTTGTGATGGGCGTTTGGCTGGCACAGTCtatagagtatgtgactcttgatctcggggtcctgagttcaagccccacattgggtgtacagtttacagaagaaggaggaggaggaggaggaggagaaagaaaaaggaaagaaagaaagaaagaaagaaagaaagaaagaaagaaagaaagaaagaaagaaagaaaagaaaggaaggaagaaaaaaaagaagaagaaagaagcagcagcagcagctgctgCTCTTGCACAATGAATTTCAATGTGGGTGGGGACATATTCAGAGCAAAAAGTGCCTTATGGTTCCCAGATATCACATCATGTGAGATGCCTGTTGTGTCTCACAAGCTCACCCGCTGTGTTGGTCAGAGACCAGAGAActcctcttcaaaataaaatggcattctAGAGAACATTGACCATGGCTTTCCaacatgcctggcacatattcAGGAAGGCCAAAGTCTCGggggctgtttttgttttggtgtacCGAATTGCATGAAATAGATTCTGTGATGTCTTTATACCAGTATCTTTGATTCATCACAAAGACtttgtgagaatttttttaaatactggctATTTGCTAAATGATGGGTtcataaaagaaaatcacattacTTATTTTGTAAAACAGCACAGCTGCGGAAGCCAGGGTAGCATGGCCACAGAGAGGAACCTCAGTCGCCGGCGTAAACCACCTTAATCCAAAGCAGGAaccttcagaggaagaaaaaccaaagagaaatgagatCATTCCTATACAAGTGGGtcacaaattttttattttcttactcttttctaGATATTTCCCTAGCATGATTAATAGCTGAAAGGAGGAATGAAGGAGGCCAGCATCGTCAGGCTCCCCAGTGCTGATCTGGAGCTGAAATGTTCAAATCACCCAACACCTGCTCCCCGAGATGAACTGaaaactaaatcagaatctccCCCTGCTCTTCTCCTATCTGCATGCAAATAGTAAATAGGCATCTCTCTTAAATATCATTCCCCACTGGAAAAGCAGCTTCTGGTATCATTCaagaatggctttaaaaaaaaaaagcatatttactTTGCGTAAAGTTATCAGTTGGGTGCAGTTTTCGGATAAAAGCAGTTTCAGAGAGGTTCATTTCTCTTGCAATTTTTTGATGCATGTCTTCATCCAATTtctaaattagaaacaaaagtttattgagattccagaaaaacaaatcagaCTTCCTTGGACAGCAACTGCCATTAGTTAATAATATAGCTTTTTAATATTAGAAGTTACATGCTTCACAGGAAATAATTGCCAAGGAAGTCCAGATACTTTTACAAAGGTTGTTTCTCAGAAATCTATGCTTGTAGCACCCTTCATAGGTTGTAGATGCTCGGAGCTGGAACAGACTCTGGAAAACCTACTGGCCTGGCCTATCTTTCATCAGACTATTATCTAATCTGTCTGAGAGCCTATACTCTCTTCTAAATAATCTCCACAAAGAGAAACTTCACAATCTTCCTTTCTTGttgaataaaaagatgttcagcatgCACTCTGGGTAGGCTGGCCCATTCTGCCCCCATTTATACATGCATTTCCTTTTATAAGTCAGGCCTCAGGCCAGAgctcacctccttcaggaagccttccagaCCACTGTGTCTAAAGGCTTTGTCTCCTCCCAGTGCTTAGGCCACCTGAATTTACCCAGTGTATCCCTTCGCTGTCTGTCTCCCACCATCTGAGGGGACATTATGAAGGGATATTATGAGGGCATACAATGTGCTACCTTGCTTTGTCCTGGCTTAGAACAATGTTCTGTATTCATCCCAGAATGGTAGGAGCTCACTAAACATTTGCTGAAAGAATACATTATGCATTTcatcctcctttttattttgttttttatgtgacCTCTATGCCCAACTTGGAGCTCGAATTCATGACTCTGATATCAATAGTCACATGctgtgctgactgagccagccaggcaccccactttatcttcattttaaaaacccTCAGTATAGATACTTTTATCTACTTGTATATAATGAAATCAAATACGGAGAGGTTATGTAATATCCTAAGGTCATAATATGCCTAATAAATGGTAGAGTGGTTAAGAGTATGGACTTTGTAAGTGGTAACAACTAGTGAATCTAGAGGAAGGGTATATGGATATTCATTGTACCATTCtcaaacttttctgtaagtttttaatttttcagaaaatggttaaaaaaataatgtgaatttgTATCCTGGGTCAGGTCCTAGTAGCAGTGCAAGAGTGGGGAAGTCACTTATCTcatggagcctcagtttccacacctttaaaaatgaggagaacaggagcacctggatggctcagttggttgaacgtctaactcttgatttcagctcaggtcatgatctcatggttcgggttTGCGGGATCGAGcaccgcattggactctgtgctgacaacacagaggctgcttgggattctctctccctctctctctgcccctcccctgatcaagctcgtgtgtgctctctcttgctctctctctcaaaataaatagacaaactttAAAATAGACAACAGTATTTAAGTGAAAGAGTTACTGTAGAGacacataaaatacacacacacacacacacacacacacacattcctcttaagaaaaaaaatgggtcaGAAATATGCGTTTTCCTTTAGAGAATGAAAATCAACTTTTTAATCAACAAATGCTCACTAGTTAGATTTAAATTCTAAAGAAGTCTCAAGACAAATGTATTTTTGCTTTGGCCAAATGTACTATTCCTGAGCCCCTGAAACCCAGAAATAAGATTTACAACTTTATACTAATAAATTCATAATTCACTTATCTGACTTATGTAAATTAAACACCCATTCTCTTTTAGTTGATGCACATTCTTTGGAAACACTTTCCACACACTCATATAAGGCACAAAATAgtggttattttttaaactatcagCTAATATAAAAATCCTAGTGGACTTACTAAGCTATTCTTAAAGGAACACCATATTCAAAACCTATAGATGCTCTGTAGTCctatagaaagagaaattacttaagaaattgatatttatagggatgcctgggtggctcagtcagctaaacacctggctcttggtttcagctcaggtcatgatttcgtggttcgtgacttcaagtcccacatcagattctgcactaacagggtggagcctgcttagaattctctctctctctttctgcccttccccctctcactctctctctccctctttctctttctcaaaataaataaataaacttaaaaaaagaagaaattggtaTTTATTGCCTGAAAACCCAAACATAACACAatggttttgtgttttagttaacattttcctttcaaaagatTAAATCGAATAATGCACATAAAGTGCTCATCACAGTGCCCAACACATAGTAATTActtgataaatgttagcttttattttgAGTGGCTCAAAGCCCATGCTTTAACCAGCCacacttctcttcctctccataaCAAAGACAAACTATTATTATCCCTTTAACACACTGCAAACAGGAAAAACAATGTCTATCAGATAAGATGGATTCTTGCAACATTTCTCAGGGAAGGCAGAAATCAGTCAATTACCAAGTTCTGTGCTAGGCCAGCAGCATCATCACCACTACTGaagaaatttgttagaaatgcagagtctcaggccccaccccagaccttctgaatcagagtcctcatatttttaaagatttttattttgggggtgcctgggtggctcagttcgtaagtgtctgactctagatttcatttcaggtcatgatctcccagtttgtgagttcgagccctgtgttgggctctgcactgatagcacggagcctgcttgggattctctctctccctctgtctctggccctcccctactctctctctcaaaaataaatattaaaaaaaaaagattttcatttctaagtaatctctacacccaacatggggctcaaactcatgaccctgagatcaagagtcacatgctctaccaactgagccagccaggtgcccctggaatctccatttttttttttttactagatcTCTAAGTGATCCatgtgcacattaaagtttgagaaaccctGGTGTATAAGATATGGACCCATGTTCAATGGGGTTAGCATCTTGCAGGGAATTAAGACAGACGCAGCAACAATGAGCAACACCAGAGAGTATATAATTGAGACACATAGATTTTGACAATAAATACTctaggacttttttaaaaatttttttaaatgtttgttcatttttgagagacagaccatgagctgggaagaggcagagagagagggagacacagaatctgaagcaggctccaggcacacagctggatgtggggatcaaactcacaaacagtgagatcatgacctgagctgaagtcagacacttaagtgattgagccacccaggtaccccaatactCTAGGACTTTACAGATGAAGCTATGAGGTAGACTTAGGAAAAGGACATATTTTGGTGAGTTGGACAGGAAAGTTTGTGCAAAGAGCTTTATACTGGGGATGCTTCTTGGGCAACTCACTTGACCTCACTTCTGTTCTTGTTAACTCCTTGACACTCTAGGATTCCGTGAGCCAAGGCAAGGAGAATTAGGATGGTAGTAATGAAATGGCATGAACACCTGTCACACCTGTGGGCCCAGAGAGTAAGTAGTCCCacctgagtgggggtggggtgggtctaCTGGGCATCCCAGCCAATAAGGCAACAATGTTAAGAAGCACTCctcgcaggggcacctgggtggttcagcaggttaagcatctggcttcagctcaggtcatgatctcatggttcatgggtttgagccctctcaggctctgctgacagctcagaacctggagcctccttcggattctgtgcccccccccccgcccctcccctacttgcactctctctctctcaaaataagtaaacattaaaaaaatttttttttaaaaaggagcactTCTTGCAGTCCACTGAATGTTCTGTGTGGAAACTGGCCCACATGTCTGTGCATACAACACCCTCGAGAAACTGGGAGCCAACTAATTCCCTAGTACAGACCTCAGTGGTGATTGAAGGCGTAATAAAGAAAAGACTGTGCTGGTCTTTCCAGATTTGCCTCTGCGGCTGCAGGAACCTGTGGTGCCTGCCAATCCTTCCTCTATCTGATCTGGCCAAACTCCTTATActcatccttcctttctttgtctaCTTCTTCCCTCTACCTTTACAACAAGAGTCTCAAAATTCATTAAAGCATCCCACATTGTAGCCAAGCTCACCATCTATTGGTAATAGATTTCTTTGCAAATGGGCTTGTTTGCACATC encodes the following:
- the PBLD gene encoding phenazine biosynthesis-like domain-containing protein isoform X1, yielding MKLPIFTVDAFTAKAFHGNPAAVCLLENKLDEDMHQKIAREMNLSETAFIRKLHPTDNFTQSSCFGLRWFTPATEVPLCGHATLASAAVLFYKIKNVNSTLTFVTLSGELTARRAQDGIILDLPLYPTHPQDFHEVDDLIKTAIGDTLVQDIRYSPDTRKLLVRLSDTYKRSFLENLKVNTQNLLQVENTGKVKGLILTLKGEPGGQSQAFDFYSRYFAPWVGVAEDPVTGSAHAVLSSYWSQQLGKKDMHAFQCSCRGGELEISLRPDGRVDIRGGTAIVLEGTLTA
- the PBLD gene encoding phenazine biosynthesis-like domain-containing protein isoform X2 — protein: MKLPIFTVDAFTAKAFHGNPAAVCLLENKLDEDMHQKIAREMNLSETAFIRKLHPTDNFTQSSCFGLRWFTPATEVPLCGHATLASAAVLFYKIKNVNSTLTFVTLSGELTARRAQDGIILDLPLYPTHPQDFHEVDDLIKTAIGDTLVQDIRYSPDTRKLLVRLSDTYKRSFLENLKVNTQNLLQVENTGKVKGLILTLKGEPGGQSQAFDFYSRYFAPWVGVAEDPVTAFQCSCRGGELEISLRPDGRVDIRGGTAIVLEGTLTA